A genome region from Nicotiana tabacum cultivar K326 chromosome 13, ASM71507v2, whole genome shotgun sequence includes the following:
- the LOC107791073 gene encoding F-box/kelch-repeat protein At3g23880-like, producing the protein MANLRRCQQQQLQKKSVRIRKGKRVVKPSKQMDIVDHQATGIQFQDVIIMEILSRLPVQSLLQLKCVSNSWQALISDPYFNLKHLTKNNQKLLVCQSWPGWGDMERTIKFSFYSSPLSNVQQLNSCLSKYVQELDCPSTFKPNEGQLFCSFNGLVVLGFYSYSTFDQQLYLWNPSTRESTLLPHSEFTQRWTMIGFGCDATSDGYKLLKWTVLKGGHSIQVLSLKSGSWRNILYRPTTIAICPGRGRKLPIFPYLNDNWYTDPMVFVHGAFHWLGMTVARTYHLVSFNSSNEVYGEIPLLEQMHITNEGVLSYYGLSLVEGMLCFSSTHKHQGWGTFKLWVMKDYGVKESWTVLFTIRLSNIAYAKFKHRFANGEVLLYLFEILANSPRTDRMATFGHTALRTSTGPVGFWPEHFKVHDGIAYTESLISPKSLI; encoded by the exons ATGGCAAATCTTCGTAGATGCCAACAGCAGCAGCTGCAGAAGAAATCAGTACGAATTCGCAAAG ggaagagagttgtgaagccgTCAAAGCAGATGGATATTGTTGATCATCAG GCCactggaattcaattccaagacgTTATAATTATGGAAATCCTCAGCAGGTTACCCGTACAGTCTCTGCTTCAGCTCAAATGTGTTTCCAACTCTTGGCAGGCATTAATCTCTGATCCTTACTTCAATTTGAAGCATCTCACCAAGAATAACCAGAAACTTCTTGTTTGCCAGTCATGGCCTGGTTGGGGTGATATGGAACGTACCATCAAATTTAGCTTCTATTCTTCTCCTTTATCGAATGTACAACAACTCAATTCATGTCTTTCAAAGTATGTACAAGAACTCGATTGCCCTTCAACCTTCAAACCAAATGAGGGCCAATTATTTTGTAGTTTCAATGGGTTGGTTGTTCTCGGATTTTATAGTTATAGTACATTTGATCAACAACTTTATCTATGGAACCCTTCCACAAGAGAGTCGACACTTCTTCCCCATTCAGAATTTACACAGAGGTGGACTATGATCGGATTCGGATGTGACGCGACAAGTGATGGGTACAAGCTCCTTAAGTGGACCGTGCTTAAAGGAGGACACTCCATTCAAGTTCTCTCGCTAAAAAGTGGTTCTTGGAGAAATATTTTGTACCGTCCAACTACCATTGCCATTTGCCCTGGGCGGGGAAGGAAACTTCCGATTTTTCCTTACCTAAATGACAATTGGTATACGGATCCTATGGTATTTGTTCATGGAGCATTTCATTGGCTTGGTATGACAGTAGCAAGAACTTATCATTTGGTTTCATTTAATTCTTCAAATGAGGTGTACGGAGAGATACCTTTGCTAGAGCAAATGCACATAACTAATGAAGGTGTGTTGTCTTATTATGGCCTTTCATTAGTGGAAGGAATGCTTTGCTTTTCTTCTACTCATAAACATCAAGGATGGGGCACTTTTAAGTTGTGGGTAATGAAAGACTATGGAGTCAAAGAATCTTGGACTGTATTGTTTACGATACGACTCAGCAATATTGCATATGCTAAATTTAAACATAGATTTGCAAATGGTGAAGTGCTACTATATTTATTTGAGATTTTAGCAAATTCACCTAGGACCGACCGTATGGCTACATTTGGACATACTGCACTTAGGACGTCCACAGGTCCAGTTGGATTCTGGCCCGAGCATTTTAAAGTTCATGATGGAATTGCTTATACAGAAAGTTTGATCTCTCCGAAATCACTTATTTAA